In Bifidobacterium sp. ESL0745, one DNA window encodes the following:
- a CDS encoding DUF3152 domain-containing protein, whose amino-acid sequence MTGEQRPGAQAPRNKKPKDKPAVPAKGAKAAKTVKGKLDPPPKPPIGTENNSKNGSAAPVKGTKARSAAKAEKTPKDGRKSPPVPPANTRGNSKNGPVASASDRKNAKSKSEAHVAAGNDSRGKPKAPAAVRNDAKDKLNVSALAENMLKVVRVCLHWLGKALLVAARGFGRVARRCFDSIRDFLGFGQAKAPIGSDGSADIGGSSQRKASVGAESHKDDNKFDDSAISQGFIGSVLGSKTSESSTPKVSAEQSGDTASRPVSKSVYQARRIAALVVAVVVIIAIVFGCRALASSANHRDNSKSAQGSSQVSSQSKQSKQSKSSKSSVSKKAKPPKADSAKADQQKTLTDRERTDILAKAQTTAAASGKPNRQYSYCVASRGDVGGNDVLQSFENTVFRTLNDQRGWPRAGATFAYSANSSRCDFTVYLSQASQMKTFSPTCSNNYSCCVGNDVVINIDRFNGATPQLLAAGMGIDRYRVMVINHETGHRLGHFDNDPSCPAPGAPAPLMQEQSMNLRGCTPNEWPTDPELWVR is encoded by the coding sequence GTGACAGGTGAGCAACGGCCGGGTGCACAAGCTCCGCGGAACAAAAAGCCGAAGGACAAGCCTGCGGTGCCAGCCAAGGGTGCCAAGGCTGCAAAGACGGTAAAAGGCAAGCTTGATCCGCCACCTAAACCGCCGATCGGTACCGAGAACAATTCGAAGAATGGTTCAGCGGCGCCTGTGAAGGGTACTAAGGCGCGTTCGGCGGCAAAAGCTGAAAAGACGCCAAAAGACGGACGTAAATCGCCTCCTGTGCCGCCGGCCAATACCAGGGGCAATTCAAAGAATGGTCCCGTGGCGTCTGCGTCGGACAGGAAGAATGCAAAGAGCAAGTCGGAAGCTCATGTCGCGGCTGGGAATGATTCAAGGGGCAAGCCAAAGGCCCCCGCGGCGGTAAGGAACGATGCAAAAGACAAGTTGAATGTGTCTGCGTTGGCCGAAAACATGCTGAAGGTCGTTCGTGTCTGCCTGCATTGGCTGGGCAAGGCCCTGCTTGTTGCGGCGCGAGGCTTCGGTCGCGTTGCACGACGTTGTTTCGATTCTATCCGCGATTTTCTGGGATTTGGCCAGGCTAAAGCTCCGATCGGATCAGACGGGTCCGCAGATATAGGCGGCTCATCGCAGCGGAAGGCGTCGGTTGGCGCTGAAAGCCATAAAGACGATAACAAATTCGATGATTCCGCGATTTCGCAAGGGTTCATCGGTTCCGTGCTCGGTTCCAAAACCTCCGAAAGCTCCACGCCGAAGGTTTCGGCAGAACAATCGGGCGATACGGCTTCGCGTCCGGTTTCCAAATCCGTCTACCAGGCGCGCCGCATCGCCGCGCTGGTGGTGGCCGTGGTGGTCATCATCGCCATCGTCTTCGGCTGCAGGGCGCTGGCGTCGTCCGCTAACCATCGTGATAATTCCAAGTCGGCGCAAGGCTCGTCGCAGGTTTCCTCGCAATCAAAACAGTCGAAGCAATCGAAATCGAGCAAGTCGAGCGTTAGCAAAAAAGCTAAGCCACCCAAGGCCGATTCTGCGAAAGCGGACCAGCAGAAGACGTTGACCGACCGCGAGCGCACTGACATTCTCGCCAAGGCCCAAACGACGGCTGCCGCCAGCGGCAAGCCGAACCGCCAGTATTCCTATTGCGTGGCCAGCAGGGGCGATGTCGGTGGCAATGATGTATTACAGTCGTTCGAAAACACGGTGTTCCGCACATTGAACGATCAACGTGGCTGGCCTCGCGCCGGCGCGACCTTCGCGTATAGCGCGAATTCCAGCCGTTGCGATTTCACGGTCTACCTTTCGCAGGCCTCGCAGATGAAAACGTTCTCGCCGACCTGCTCCAACAACTACAGCTGCTGCGTGGGCAATGACGTGGTCATCAACATCGACCGGTTCAACGGCGCCACTCCGCAGTTGTTGGCCGCCGGTATGGGCATCGACCGTTACCGCGTGATGGTCATCAACCACGAAACCGGCCATCGCCTCGGCCATTTCGACAACGATCCTTCGTGCCCCGCCCCAGGCGCGCCGGCGCCGCTTATGCAGGAACAGTCGATGAACCTGCGTGGCTGCACGCCCAACGAGTGGCCGACCGATCCCGAGCTGTGGGTGCGATGA